One Ricinus communis isolate WT05 ecotype wild-type chromosome 7, ASM1957865v1, whole genome shotgun sequence genomic region harbors:
- the LOC8288716 gene encoding protein SPT2 homolog: MRGYERDEYEDYDEYEEEGYEQEEEGEEGEEYEEEEERKPSAEELEYLELRARIKEQIRRKMKRENGAAASRSQEIKKKVSSNNYGSFFGPSQPVIAQRVIQESKSLLENPHLAFKALNSHHEKKTSSSGTGSKNGSREQMPKIRNELKTKVQKLKDTRDYSFLLSDDAALPAANKQPLPQNVSAPKSEARPAQVPQKSRQPAGNSVRDIHGGREDRKSIPINGQFHFKSGLHRSTSTSKPSSTSLDPKRQLGRNSGIGPGRPTGPKALPMKTPLSNVERKASAPAPKSIMPGARKSLPPKIQSYAPRQHVEQRKTLQEPKKTVPMSKQPVVSSRPQMNKPVKQISSKASLQDNRPKKKPARPFPDDDDDDAMAFSMLRKMLKPERWNAVDDDDDISDMEANFDEIMREEKRSAKIARKEDEEQLLLIEEEERLERMRKMAKKRKLGQR, from the exons ATGCGGGGATATGAAAGAGAT GAGTACGAAGATTATGATGAATATGAGGAGGAAGGATATGAGCAAGAGGAAGAAGGTGAAGAGGGGGAAGAATATGAGGAGGAAGAAGAGCGAAAGCCAAGTGCAGAGGAACTGGAATATCTCGAATTAAGGGCACGGATTAAAGAACAAATTAGGAGGAAAatgaagagagaaaatggtgctGCTGCTTCCAGATCCCAGGAGATAAAGAAGAAAGTTTCCTCGAATAA TTATGGGTCGTTCTTTGGTCCTTCCCAGCCAGTCATTGCTCAAAGAGTAATTCAAGAAAGCAAGTCCTTGCTAGAAAACCCACATTTGGCATTTAAAGCCTTGAATTCCCATCAT GAGAAGAAGACTTCCTCATCTGGCACAGGTTCAAAGAATGGATCACGTGAGCAGATGCCAAAAATCAGGAACGAG CTAAAAACGAAAGTCCAGAAACTTAAAGATACAAGAGATTACTCCTTCCTGTTATCTGATGATGCAGCACTCCCAGCTGCTAACAAACAACCTTTACCTCAAAATGTTTCTGCTCCTAAATCTG AGGCTCGTCCTGCCCAAGTGCCACAAAAGAGCAGACAACCAGCAGGCAATAGTGTCAGAGATATTCATGGTGGTCGTGAAGACAGGAAATCAATTCCTATTAATGGgcaatttcattttaaatcaGGCCTCCATAGATCAACCTCGACCAGCAAACCGTCTTCAACATCATTGGATCCCAAAAGGCAGCTTGGTAGAAACAGCGGTATTGGACCTGGGCGGCCTACAGGGCCAAAAGCTTTGCCTATGAAAACACCGCTTAGCAATGTGGAGAGGAAGGCTTCTGCACCAGCTCCAAAATCCATTATGCCCGGTGCACGCAAATCTCTCCCTCCGAAAATACAGTCATATGCTCCGAGGCAACATGTCGAACAGAGAAAGACATTACAGGAACCCAAGAAAACTGTGCCAATGTCAAAACAGCCGGTGGTATCTTCAAGACCTCAG ATGAATAAGCCAGTCAAGCAAATTTCATCTAAAGCATCATTGCAAGATAATCGGCCCAAGAAGAAACCCGCCAGACCATTccctgatgatgatgatgatgatgcaaTGGCTTTTTCGATGCTCAGAAAAATGTTAAA ACCTGAAAGGTGGAATGCAGTTGATGACGATGATGATATTAGTGACATGGAGGCAAACTTTGATGAAATCATGAGGGAAGAGAAACGAAG TGCAAAAATTGCAAGGAAAGAGGATGAGGAGCAACTGCTTCTAATAGAGGAAGAGGAGCGGCTCGAGCGGATGAGAAAGATGGCAAAGAAGCGTAAGCTGGGCCAACGATGA